The Lacrimispora xylanolytica genome has a segment encoding these proteins:
- a CDS encoding MATE family efflux transporter — protein MDKEYLINDKPAKALAVFTVPMIIGNLFQQFYTMADSVIVGRFVSEDALAAIGASYSFTNVFICIAIGGGVGASVITGHYLGARNYKKMIQSATTALISFLILSILLAAIGLMFGRNFMTYLNTPENILDMATDYLHIYFWGLPFLFMYNVISAIFNAVGKSRIPLYLLIFSSLLNILLAVFMVYNLGLGVRGAAWATFIAQGVSVLLSVLLLIREFKKYVSYLQTPFDSSSLSEMSKVALPSILQQSTVAIGMLLVQSVVNSFGSEVLAGFSSAMRVESICVVPMAAIGNAMSSYTAQNLGAGKAERVRKGYHAANQFIFLFAVFTCVMLELFHTPIVRLFLGGGGTQLAYETGTGYLRFMGFFFVLIGLKMSTDGLLRGAADMKMFTIANFANLTIRVVMAVTLAPRFGIAMVWYAVPIGWLTNYIISYLQYRTGKWKAALD, from the coding sequence ATGGACAAAGAATACTTAATTAACGATAAACCCGCCAAAGCCCTGGCTGTCTTTACTGTGCCGATGATTATCGGCAACCTGTTCCAACAGTTTTATACCATGGCAGATTCGGTGATTGTAGGCCGTTTCGTCAGCGAGGATGCCCTGGCCGCCATAGGTGCTTCCTATTCCTTTACCAATGTATTTATCTGTATTGCCATTGGAGGAGGCGTTGGCGCTTCGGTCATCACCGGACACTATCTGGGTGCCAGGAATTATAAGAAAATGATACAGTCAGCCACAACGGCTCTCATCTCATTTTTAATTCTCAGCATCCTATTGGCTGCCATTGGACTTATGTTTGGCAGGAACTTCATGACCTATCTAAACACCCCGGAGAATATTTTAGATATGGCTACGGATTACCTTCATATTTATTTCTGGGGTCTGCCCTTTTTATTTATGTATAACGTGATTTCCGCCATATTTAACGCAGTGGGAAAATCAAGAATTCCTTTGTATCTCCTGATTTTTTCCTCCCTGCTCAACATCCTTTTGGCTGTATTTATGGTCTATAATCTGGGACTTGGGGTACGGGGTGCCGCCTGGGCCACCTTTATTGCACAGGGCGTCTCTGTTTTGCTTTCCGTTCTTCTTTTAATCCGGGAATTTAAAAAATATGTCTCTTACCTTCAGACTCCATTTGATTCTTCTTCTCTGTCGGAAATGTCAAAGGTGGCCCTGCCCTCTATCTTACAGCAGTCCACCGTGGCGATTGGAATGCTACTAGTCCAGTCCGTTGTTAACAGCTTTGGTAGTGAGGTATTGGCAGGCTTTTCTTCTGCCATGCGTGTAGAAAGTATTTGTGTGGTGCCTATGGCTGCCATTGGAAACGCCATGTCTTCCTATACCGCACAAAACCTGGGAGCAGGAAAGGCGGAACGGGTTCGAAAGGGCTATCATGCCGCCAATCAATTTATATTCCTGTTTGCTGTATTTACCTGTGTGATGTTAGAGCTGTTTCATACTCCCATCGTCAGGCTGTTTCTGGGAGGAGGCGGAACCCAGCTTGCATATGAGACCGGAACCGGCTATTTAAGATTTATGGGCTTCTTCTTTGTTCTCATTGGCCTTAAGATGAGTACAGACGGCCTGCTTCGGGGGGCCGCCGATATGAAGATGTTCACCATTGCAAACTTCGCAAATCTCACCATCCGGGTGGTTATGGCAGTCACTCTTGCCCCACGGTTCGGCATTGCCATGGTATGGTATGCGGTTCCCATTGGCTGGCTTACAAACTATATTATCTCTTATCTCCAGTACCGTACGGGGAAATGGAAAGCAGCCTTAGATTAG
- a CDS encoding VOC family protein, whose protein sequence is MKLGATLYIKNTVEAVECYREAFGLTLGYHEVYPDGTYMHAELKKDGKEVFAISESTNDTMVNMMLSSNQKEARPTMCFGLSFEHDEEVKRAFHKLSEKGTILLPLGSLPWSTCCAEVVDEYGVYWYLSV, encoded by the coding sequence GTGAAATTAGGAGCTACGTTATACATTAAGAATACAGTGGAAGCTGTGGAATGCTACAGGGAAGCATTTGGTCTTACGCTGGGATATCATGAAGTGTATCCAGATGGAACTTATATGCATGCAGAGCTTAAGAAAGACGGGAAAGAAGTATTTGCCATCAGCGAATCCACAAATGATACAATGGTAAACATGATGCTTTCCTCCAACCAAAAGGAAGCCCGTCCTACCATGTGTTTTGGTTTAAGCTTTGAACATGATGAGGAAGTAAAAAGAGCCTTTCATAAATTAAGTGAGAAAGGGACCATACTTTTGCCCCTGGGATCACTTCCGTGGAGCACCTGCTGCGCAGAGGTAGTGGATGAATACGGAGTATACTGGTATTTAAGCGTATGA